In one Halorubrum sp. CBA1229 genomic region, the following are encoded:
- the cdd gene encoding cytidine deaminase, translating to MDLIEAARDALDDAHVPYSEYRVGAALRTADGTVYTGCNIENANYSNSLHAEEVALAEAVKNGHREFDRIAVASGVRDGVTPCGMCRQTLAEFAADDLVVVCDEGDGETSEYTLGELLPNTISEGTLDDARGV from the coding sequence ATGGATCTGATCGAGGCCGCGCGCGACGCGCTCGACGACGCGCACGTCCCGTACTCCGAGTACCGCGTCGGCGCCGCGCTCCGGACCGCCGACGGGACCGTCTACACCGGCTGCAACATCGAGAACGCGAACTACTCCAACAGCCTCCACGCCGAGGAGGTCGCGCTCGCGGAGGCGGTGAAGAACGGCCACCGCGAGTTCGACCGGATCGCCGTCGCCTCCGGCGTCCGCGACGGCGTCACCCCCTGCGGGATGTGCCGGCAGACGCTCGCGGAGTTCGCGGCCGACGACCTCGTCGTCGTCTGCGACGAAGGGGACGGCGAGACGAGCGAGTACACGCTCGGTGAGCTGCTCCCGAACACCATCTCGGAGGGGACGCTCGACGACGCGAGAGGGGTTTGA
- a CDS encoding GNAT family N-acetyltransferase, whose protein sequence is MYVRDAKNRDEAWLLDAIERLGLDDVAFRSRDYVIAVDQESGDRAGFGRLRLHRGDGDEENRIELTGIGVLPEWRGRGVGAHVVERLVDTAAADGFETVYVLTDQPEYLTQFGFEEVDTEDLPPALSDRLDEKREFLGGGVVGLRLPTDEFDMPDRFREAFKKAEPADAAAEDTEESPEDFGIDPESATYKYDTGR, encoded by the coding sequence ATGTACGTCCGCGACGCCAAGAACCGTGACGAGGCGTGGTTACTGGACGCGATCGAGCGGCTCGGGCTCGACGACGTCGCCTTCCGGTCACGGGACTACGTGATCGCGGTCGACCAGGAGTCGGGCGACCGGGCCGGCTTCGGCCGGCTCCGCCTGCACCGCGGCGACGGGGACGAGGAGAACCGGATCGAACTCACCGGGATCGGCGTGCTCCCCGAGTGGCGCGGCCGCGGCGTCGGCGCGCACGTGGTGGAGCGCCTCGTCGACACCGCGGCCGCGGACGGGTTCGAGACGGTGTACGTGCTCACCGACCAGCCCGAGTACCTCACCCAGTTCGGCTTCGAGGAGGTCGACACCGAGGACCTCCCCCCGGCGCTCTCCGACCGGCTCGACGAGAAGCGCGAGTTCCTCGGCGGCGGCGTCGTCGGCCTGCGGCTCCCGACTGACGAGTTCGACATGCCGGACCGCTTCCGCGAGGCGTTCAAGAAGGCCGAGCCGGCGGACGCCGCGGCGGAGGACACGGAGGAATCGCCGGAGGACTTCGGGATCGACCCCGAGTCGGCCACGTATAAGTACGACACTGGACGGTGA
- a CDS encoding pyridoxal-phosphate dependent enzyme translates to MELTETTTAFRGLESRASGRVHETADPTTVSAEEQARGLDPAYDYDAVDPETLLGAPRDGPAGTGRGHWRFDALLPFPAEAAISAGEGATPLVPTDRLADELDVDAVYVKDEGRNPTGTVLDRGLSVALTAVAARADEGQDVEPLACASPGNAGQSMAAYAGRADLRSYAFVPSRCAFSNKAMTNVHGGDMRVVGGRFPDAADAVDEQLETDYTDLGEFATPYRHDGVKTLAFELVADLGAAPDVVVVPTGTGEVVAGVYKGFAELARVGAIDAVPKVVAAQAAGCAPIAAAVERGLDEPEPWETPDTICGELEIADPAGGAAAVEAVAESGGTAVGVEDEDVLASAVAVAQNEVMEMGATGGAAPAGAWALKEDGFFDGTETVVLINSDAGLKTPDVLRSHLMGQGI, encoded by the coding sequence ATGGAGCTGACGGAGACGACGACGGCGTTCCGCGGGCTGGAGAGTCGCGCGTCGGGTCGCGTCCACGAGACGGCCGACCCGACGACCGTGTCGGCCGAGGAGCAGGCCCGGGGGCTCGACCCCGCCTACGACTACGACGCGGTCGACCCGGAGACGCTGCTCGGGGCTCCGCGCGACGGGCCGGCCGGGACGGGGCGGGGCCACTGGCGCTTCGACGCGCTGCTCCCGTTCCCGGCGGAAGCGGCTATCTCGGCGGGCGAGGGCGCCACGCCGCTGGTCCCGACCGACCGGCTCGCGGACGAGCTCGACGTCGACGCGGTGTACGTCAAAGACGAGGGACGGAACCCCACGGGCACCGTGCTCGACCGCGGGCTCTCGGTCGCGCTCACCGCGGTCGCGGCGCGGGCGGACGAGGGACAGGACGTCGAGCCCCTCGCGTGCGCGAGCCCGGGCAACGCCGGGCAGTCGATGGCGGCGTACGCGGGTCGGGCCGACCTGCGCTCGTACGCGTTCGTCCCCTCGCGGTGCGCCTTCTCGAACAAGGCGATGACGAACGTCCACGGCGGCGACATGCGCGTGGTCGGCGGCCGCTTCCCGGACGCCGCCGACGCGGTCGACGAGCAGCTGGAGACCGACTACACCGACCTCGGCGAGTTCGCGACGCCGTACCGCCACGACGGGGTGAAGACGCTCGCGTTCGAGCTGGTCGCCGACCTCGGCGCGGCGCCCGACGTCGTCGTCGTCCCGACCGGGACCGGCGAGGTCGTCGCCGGCGTTTATAAGGGGTTCGCGGAGCTGGCGCGGGTCGGCGCGATCGACGCGGTCCCGAAGGTCGTCGCGGCCCAGGCGGCGGGCTGCGCGCCGATCGCGGCGGCGGTCGAGCGCGGGCTCGACGAGCCGGAGCCGTGGGAGACGCCCGACACGATCTGCGGCGAGCTGGAGATCGCCGACCCCGCGGGCGGCGCGGCCGCGGTCGAGGCGGTGGCGGAGAGCGGCGGGACGGCGGTCGGCGTCGAGGACGAGGACGTGCTCGCGAGCGCGGTCGCCGTCGCCCAGAACGAGGTGATGGAGATGGGCGCCACCGGCGGCGCCGCGCCCGCCGGCGCCTGGGCGCTCAAGGAAGACGGGTTCTTCGACGGAACGGAGACGGTCGTCCTGATCAACAGCGACGCCGGGCTCAAGACGCCGGACGTGCTGCGCAGCCACCTGATGGGCCAAGGCATTTAA
- a CDS encoding NAD(P)/FAD-dependent oxidoreductase, giving the protein MNGDVTVIGGGLAGLVAAARLAEAGADVTLYERRPEVGGRVRTETVDGFTLDRGFQVLFTSYPAVASELDIDALDVRRFAPGATICRPGSRSTLSDPLRDPRGAIPSLLNDEVSFSDKLRTLALRYDLSNRDEDDFFAGRDDSSGGPDDASIREYLRDWGFADDYVEHFVEPFYGGITLDRSLSTSKQVFEYTFRAMGRGAIGVPAEGMSTIPESLAARAREAGVAIETGEDVDSVRTADQGRVPFRTGSGDAEGATVELADGSTREADAVVVAATPPEARRLTGVESVPTEAVPNVTGWYALPAGESFETGKRILLNAAGESPNAVVPMSEVAPEYGPDDRALLAATFLGEDSLDRPTDALRDDVRDALDAWYPGRDFSGLETVDVHRIRFAQFAQPPGVHADLPEPDDPDGPVVLAGDYTEWSSIQGALESGRAAADAAGEHL; this is encoded by the coding sequence ATGAACGGAGACGTCACCGTTATCGGCGGCGGGCTCGCCGGGCTCGTCGCGGCGGCCCGGCTCGCCGAGGCGGGCGCGGACGTGACGCTGTACGAGCGACGGCCCGAGGTCGGCGGGCGCGTCCGCACAGAGACCGTCGACGGATTCACCCTCGACCGCGGCTTCCAGGTGCTGTTCACGAGCTACCCGGCGGTCGCGAGCGAGCTCGACATCGACGCCCTCGACGTCCGGCGCTTTGCCCCCGGCGCGACGATCTGCCGGCCGGGATCGCGCTCGACCCTCTCGGACCCCCTCCGCGACCCCCGCGGGGCGATCCCCTCCCTCCTGAACGACGAGGTCTCCTTCTCGGACAAGCTCCGGACGCTCGCGCTCCGGTACGACCTCTCGAACCGCGACGAGGACGACTTCTTCGCCGGCCGGGACGACTCCTCCGGCGGCCCGGACGACGCCTCCATCCGCGAGTACCTGCGCGACTGGGGGTTCGCCGACGACTACGTGGAGCACTTCGTCGAGCCCTTCTACGGCGGCATCACCCTCGACCGGAGCCTCTCGACCTCGAAGCAGGTGTTCGAGTACACCTTCCGCGCGATGGGCCGCGGCGCCATCGGCGTCCCCGCCGAGGGAATGAGCACGATCCCCGAGTCGCTCGCTGCCCGCGCCCGCGAGGCCGGCGTGGCGATCGAGACGGGCGAGGACGTGGATTCGGTCCGGACCGCGGACCAGGGTCGGGTCCCGTTCCGGACCGGGAGCGGCGACGCCGAGGGCGCGACCGTCGAACTGGCCGACGGCTCGACGCGCGAGGCGGACGCGGTCGTGGTCGCGGCGACGCCGCCCGAGGCGCGCCGGCTCACGGGCGTCGAGTCGGTCCCGACCGAGGCCGTCCCGAACGTCACCGGCTGGTACGCGCTCCCGGCGGGCGAGTCGTTCGAGACCGGGAAGCGGATCCTGCTCAACGCCGCGGGCGAGTCGCCCAACGCCGTGGTCCCGATGTCGGAGGTCGCGCCAGAGTACGGCCCCGACGACCGCGCGCTGCTCGCCGCGACGTTCCTCGGCGAGGACTCCCTCGACCGCCCGACGGACGCCCTCCGCGACGACGTCCGGGACGCCCTCGACGCGTGGTACCCCGGCCGCGACTTCTCCGGACTGGAGACCGTCGACGTCCACCGGATCCGGTTCGCGCAGTTCGCGCAGCCGCCGGGCGTCCACGCCGACCTCCCCGAGCCCGACGACCCCGATGGCCCCGTCGTCCTCGCCGGCGACTACACGGAGTGGTCGTCGATTCAGGGCGCGCTGGAGAGCGGGCGGGCGGCGGCAGACGCGGCGGGCGAGCATTTATAA
- a CDS encoding thiamine pyrophosphate-dependent dehydrogenase E1 component subunit alpha, producing the protein MDENGADAAGSTDSPADPSDAATDPLADADVYRVLGPDGSPLPDATVPDLSDERFREIYRDLVVTRRFDERAVSLQRQGRIGTYAPCAGQEGSAVGSTHALAEDDLISYQYREHGAVVVRDLLSEYLPYWMGHESGTEAIADGNVFPLNIGIAAHLPHAVGAAWAFDYRDEDRVAVTHFGDGATSEGDFHEAMNFAGVFDTPTLFCCHNNGWAISIPQSRQTASDTFAQKATAYGFEGVRVDGMDPLASYAVTREAAERARGGEDGSDGDDPRPVLIEFVEYRFGAHTTADDPTAYRDPDDVDPWRSLDPLDRMEAFLRETGRIDDEGVAAIREEADDVVAEAIDVAEAVEADPSDMFDHAYDELPPEIRRQREELLAAVDEHGEASFHREE; encoded by the coding sequence ATGGACGAGAACGGCGCCGACGCCGCCGGCTCCACCGATTCGCCTGCCGACCCGTCCGACGCCGCGACCGACCCGCTCGCGGACGCGGACGTCTACCGCGTGCTCGGGCCGGACGGCAGCCCCTTGCCGGACGCGACGGTCCCGGACCTGTCGGACGAGCGGTTCCGCGAGATCTACCGCGACCTGGTGGTCACCCGCCGGTTCGACGAGCGCGCGGTCAGCCTCCAGCGACAGGGGCGGATCGGGACGTACGCGCCCTGCGCGGGACAGGAGGGGTCGGCGGTCGGGTCGACCCACGCGCTCGCCGAGGACGACCTGATCAGCTACCAGTACCGCGAGCACGGCGCGGTCGTCGTTCGCGACCTGCTCTCGGAGTACCTCCCCTACTGGATGGGTCACGAGTCGGGGACCGAGGCGATCGCCGACGGCAACGTGTTCCCGCTGAACATCGGGATCGCGGCGCACCTCCCCCACGCGGTCGGCGCGGCGTGGGCGTTCGACTACCGGGACGAGGACCGGGTCGCCGTCACGCACTTCGGCGACGGCGCGACCAGCGAGGGCGACTTCCACGAGGCGATGAACTTCGCGGGCGTCTTCGACACGCCGACGCTGTTCTGCTGTCACAACAACGGCTGGGCGATCTCGATCCCGCAGTCCCGCCAGACCGCGAGCGACACCTTCGCGCAGAAGGCGACAGCGTACGGCTTCGAGGGCGTCCGCGTCGACGGGATGGACCCGCTGGCGAGCTACGCGGTCACGCGGGAGGCGGCCGAGCGGGCGCGGGGAGGCGAAGACGGTTCCGACGGGGACGACCCGCGCCCGGTCCTCATCGAGTTCGTCGAGTACCGGTTCGGCGCGCACACGACCGCCGACGATCCGACCGCTTACCGCGACCCCGACGACGTGGACCCGTGGCGCTCCCTCGACCCGCTCGACCGGATGGAGGCGTTCCTGCGGGAGACCGGACGGATCGACGACGAGGGCGTCGCGGCGATCCGCGAGGAGGCCGACGACGTCGTCGCCGAGGCGATCGACGTCGCGGAGGCGGTCGAGGCCGACCCGAGCGACATGTTCGACCACGCGTACGACGAGCTCCCGCCCGAGATCCGCCGCCAACGCGAGGAGCTGCTCGCGGCGGTCGACGAGCACGGCGAGGCGTCGTTCCACCGGGAGGAGTAG
- a CDS encoding GMC family oxidoreductase, protein MVRDSYDAVVVGAGGDGPVTAWKLAEAGLSVLVLEAGPFYGNEQWPRPNEDPGGEASSSAEDLSGDLLDEQFTTREFEMITKLVFGPADHERGFWFRKFPGDGAILQCAGVGGTTLHYTGCHPRAYPASIDEQGHWPIEYADLIPYYQEVEEMCDVTPAPVTAKEELFFRGAADAGWELIEDLNVTEPGYRPQPNAIRQPDEALHVDAGYEGDFTYPDVEGDTLALGDIAGNPHPRGAPYEEKAKRASNVSFVPPALRTGNVTIRPNAFVTDVITVTPRGDTPTAIGVEFRDTWSGSREQVDADVVVLAAGAIETPRLWLNADLPANEWVGRGLTIHFGDNVMGLWDPDDLEETIGSDTIDQHEGQDIAARFDYPGVGMLQTVGTAPGIGAILGFGASASGFAFQNDTAGEPWDTMGRLAGTELKRLLSDYRRMLQILVVTDDRPHQRNGVTVAPGAADEHGPIPIVNYEPSEGDRQRRDELARIAADILREAGASHVHRSDSPPTALHVHSTMRMGEVVDEACEAHDVDRLFVADHSVLANGVGGANPTNTGQALAARTGEKIVERHF, encoded by the coding sequence ATGGTCCGAGACAGCTACGACGCGGTCGTGGTCGGAGCGGGAGGCGACGGACCGGTTACGGCGTGGAAGCTCGCGGAGGCGGGCCTCTCCGTGCTCGTCCTCGAGGCCGGCCCGTTCTACGGGAACGAGCAGTGGCCGCGCCCCAACGAGGACCCGGGCGGCGAGGCCTCGTCGAGCGCCGAGGACCTGAGCGGCGACCTGCTCGACGAGCAGTTCACCACCCGCGAGTTCGAGATGATCACCAAGCTCGTCTTCGGGCCGGCCGACCACGAGCGGGGGTTCTGGTTCCGGAAGTTCCCGGGCGACGGGGCGATCTTACAGTGCGCGGGCGTCGGCGGGACCACGCTCCACTACACCGGGTGTCATCCGCGCGCCTATCCGGCGTCGATCGACGAGCAGGGGCACTGGCCGATCGAGTACGCCGACCTGATCCCCTACTACCAAGAGGTCGAGGAGATGTGCGACGTGACGCCGGCCCCCGTCACCGCCAAGGAGGAGCTGTTCTTCCGTGGCGCGGCAGACGCCGGCTGGGAGCTGATCGAGGACCTGAACGTGACGGAGCCGGGGTACCGCCCGCAGCCGAACGCGATCAGACAGCCCGACGAGGCGCTCCACGTCGACGCCGGGTACGAGGGCGACTTCACCTATCCGGACGTCGAGGGCGACACCCTCGCGCTCGGCGACATCGCCGGGAACCCGCACCCGCGCGGCGCCCCGTACGAGGAGAAGGCCAAGCGGGCGAGCAACGTCAGCTTCGTGCCGCCCGCGTTGCGCACCGGGAACGTGACGATCCGGCCCAACGCCTTCGTCACGGACGTGATCACCGTGACGCCCCGCGGTGACACGCCGACGGCGATCGGCGTGGAGTTTCGGGACACGTGGTCCGGATCGCGGGAGCAGGTCGACGCCGACGTCGTCGTCCTCGCCGCGGGCGCCATCGAGACGCCGCGGCTCTGGCTCAACGCCGACCTCCCGGCCAACGAGTGGGTCGGTCGCGGGCTGACGATCCACTTCGGGGACAACGTGATGGGGCTGTGGGACCCCGACGACCTGGAGGAGACGATCGGCAGCGACACGATCGACCAGCACGAGGGGCAGGACATCGCCGCCCGCTTCGACTACCCGGGCGTGGGGATGCTCCAGACCGTCGGCACCGCCCCCGGAATCGGTGCGATCTTGGGGTTCGGCGCCAGCGCGTCGGGGTTCGCGTTCCAGAACGACACCGCGGGCGAGCCGTGGGACACGATGGGTCGACTGGCCGGGACCGAGCTCAAGCGGCTGCTCTCCGACTACCGCCGAATGCTACAGATCCTCGTCGTGACCGACGACCGCCCCCATCAGCGAAACGGGGTCACGGTCGCTCCCGGGGCCGCCGACGAACACGGACCGATCCCCATCGTCAACTACGAACCCAGCGAGGGCGATCGGCAGCGTCGCGACGAGCTCGCGCGGATCGCCGCCGACATCCTGCGTGAGGCCGGCGCGTCCCACGTGCACCGCTCCGACTCGCCGCCGACCGCGTTGCACGTCCACAGCACGATGCGGATGGGGGAAGTCGTCGACGAGGCGTGCGAGGCCCACGACGTCGACCGGCTCTTCGTCGCCGATCACTCCGTCCTCGCGAACGGGGTCGGCGGCGCGAACCCGACGAACACGGGCCAAGCCCTCGCGGCTCGGACGGGCGAGAAGATCGTCGAGCGGCACTTCTGA
- a CDS encoding NAD(P)-dependent alcohol dehydrogenase gives MQAARLHEYTDDMSEGLTIDDVDRPHATGASDVIVEVEGAGWCQTDNHIIEGMWQEYVPQELPMTLGHENAGTVVETGENVDLVSEGDPVICHPVQTCGTCRPCRLGETMYCENDAFNGLTVDGGFAEYLHTSERSVIPLPSGVEPIDIAPHADAGITAYHAAKKAVADLNPGDHAVVIGVGGLGHIGLQCLDAMSAARITAVDLKESALDLAEGYGADHLINPGEEDVAAQIEGITDGNGAAQVLDFVGEDVTTAYAPDITAAGGDHHIIGYGGHVHEPAQALVNGEFSFVGNIVGRYAELQELVALVEQGDVDLHTSRYDLGDVNTVAERLEHGEIDGRAVITP, from the coding sequence ATGCAAGCTGCCAGACTCCACGAGTACACGGACGACATGAGCGAGGGACTGACGATCGACGATGTCGACCGGCCGCACGCGACCGGCGCGAGCGACGTGATCGTCGAGGTAGAGGGCGCGGGCTGGTGCCAAACGGACAACCACATCATCGAGGGGATGTGGCAGGAGTACGTCCCGCAGGAGCTGCCCATGACGCTCGGCCACGAGAACGCCGGCACGGTCGTCGAGACGGGCGAGAACGTCGACCTCGTCTCGGAGGGCGACCCGGTGATCTGCCACCCGGTCCAGACCTGCGGTACCTGCCGCCCATGCCGGCTCGGCGAGACGATGTACTGCGAGAACGACGCGTTCAACGGGCTCACCGTCGACGGCGGGTTCGCCGAGTACCTCCACACCAGCGAGCGCTCGGTGATCCCGCTGCCGTCCGGCGTCGAACCGATCGACATCGCGCCGCACGCCGACGCCGGGATCACGGCGTACCACGCCGCCAAGAAGGCGGTCGCCGACCTCAACCCGGGCGACCACGCGGTCGTCATCGGCGTCGGCGGGCTCGGTCACATCGGCCTGCAGTGCCTCGACGCGATGAGCGCGGCCCGGATCACCGCGGTCGACCTGAAGGAGTCCGCCCTCGACCTCGCGGAGGGGTACGGCGCGGACCACCTGATCAACCCGGGCGAGGAGGACGTCGCGGCTCAGATCGAGGGGATCACCGACGGGAACGGCGCCGCGCAGGTCCTCGACTTCGTCGGCGAGGACGTCACCACCGCGTACGCCCCGGACATCACCGCCGCCGGCGGCGACCACCACATCATCGGCTACGGCGGGCACGTCCACGAGCCGGCGCAGGCGTTGGTGAACGGGGAGTTCTCCTTCGTCGGCAACATCGTCGGCCGGTACGCGGAGCTACAGGAGCTGGTCGCGCTCGTCGAGCAGGGCGATGTCGACCTCCACACCAGCCGGTACGACCTCGGCGACGTGAACACGGTCGCGGAGAGGCTCGAACACGGCGAGATCGACGGCCGGGCCGTGATCACGCCCTGA
- a CDS encoding amidohydrolase family protein — translation MYEKDGEEIFVIDGHVHMWDAREENIIHEGGEQFLQCFYDYHTGFTPEEEQWDIDTYRHYGADKMTEDLFGNAAADMAIFQPTYLDDFYDEGFNTTEQNAELAEEYPERFVLNGSFDPRDGEEGLRYLEHLKEEYDIPGVKLYTAEWRGDSKGWRLDSDDAFEFLEKCSELGIENINAHKGPTIRPLNRDAFDVRDVDDAASSFPELNFIVNHVGLPRLDDFCWIAAQEPNVYGGLAVASAMSTHRERKFGEIMGELLFWLGEDRILFGSDYALWNPDWLVDQVMNAELTDEQRDEYGVELDVDTMKKIMGENAAELYDIDIEEKKRQFREDDITERFDLEAHYGGDAGAAAD, via the coding sequence ATGTACGAGAAGGACGGCGAGGAGATCTTCGTCATCGACGGTCACGTCCACATGTGGGACGCTCGGGAAGAGAACATCATCCACGAGGGGGGCGAGCAGTTCCTCCAGTGTTTCTACGACTACCACACCGGGTTCACCCCGGAGGAGGAGCAGTGGGACATCGACACGTACCGACACTACGGCGCCGACAAGATGACCGAGGACCTGTTCGGGAACGCGGCCGCCGACATGGCGATCTTCCAGCCGACGTACCTCGACGACTTCTACGACGAGGGGTTCAACACGACCGAGCAGAACGCCGAGCTCGCCGAGGAGTATCCGGAGCGGTTCGTGCTCAACGGGAGCTTCGATCCGCGCGACGGCGAGGAGGGGTTACGCTACCTCGAACACCTCAAGGAGGAGTACGACATCCCCGGCGTGAAGCTGTACACCGCCGAGTGGCGCGGCGACTCGAAGGGGTGGCGGCTCGACAGCGACGACGCCTTCGAGTTCTTAGAGAAATGCTCGGAGCTCGGCATCGAGAACATCAACGCCCACAAGGGGCCGACGATCCGCCCGCTCAACCGCGACGCGTTCGACGTGAGGGACGTCGACGACGCCGCGTCGTCGTTCCCGGAGCTCAACTTCATCGTCAACCACGTCGGACTCCCGCGGCTCGACGACTTCTGCTGGATCGCCGCCCAGGAGCCGAACGTGTACGGCGGGCTCGCGGTCGCCTCCGCGATGTCGACCCACCGCGAGCGGAAGTTCGGGGAGATCATGGGCGAGCTTCTCTTCTGGCTCGGCGAGGACCGGATCCTCTTCGGCTCCGACTACGCGCTGTGGAACCCGGACTGGCTCGTCGACCAGGTGATGAACGCGGAGCTCACGGACGAGCAGCGAGACGAGTACGGGGTCGAGCTCGACGTCGACACCATGAAGAAGATCATGGGCGAGAACGCCGCGGAGCTGTACGACATCGACATCGAGGAGAAGAAGCGGCAGTTCCGCGAGGACGACATCACCGAGCGGTTCGACCTCGAGGCCCACTACGGCGGCGACGCGGGGGCCGCGGCGGACTGA
- a CDS encoding iron-sulfur cluster assembly protein, whose amino-acid sequence MSGSSADPASDVGDDRTSEPADPAGDPQGTAAVRERLDRVEDPELARSIVELDYIDAIEIDGDRVEVRFTLPTAWCSPAFAWMMATDARDETEALDWVREARIELCDHMHGAEITTGVNARDTFGETFPDADGGVAEVRAAIADKARVSRQREAINALLDAGVDPEQVVALERADVDVAGDEAHVDVGGLSVVVDADPVADYIDRVETSGHVTEPDDTLFLTPEADPIPADRLDVVQKRSRLASVNIGGQGAVCDALHRARHGPDGPDGSGASYVDSSDPDERAYDGDVDEFTSTWTLGTDD is encoded by the coding sequence ATGTCGGGGAGCAGCGCCGACCCGGCGAGCGACGTCGGCGACGATCGAACGAGCGAGCCCGCCGACCCGGCGGGCGACCCGCAGGGGACGGCGGCCGTCAGGGAGCGGCTGGACCGGGTCGAGGATCCGGAGCTCGCCCGCTCCATCGTCGAGCTCGACTACATCGACGCGATCGAGATCGACGGCGACCGCGTCGAGGTCCGGTTCACGCTCCCGACGGCGTGGTGTTCGCCCGCCTTCGCGTGGATGATGGCGACCGACGCCCGCGACGAGACCGAGGCGCTCGACTGGGTCCGCGAGGCGCGGATCGAGCTGTGCGACCACATGCACGGCGCGGAGATCACGACGGGCGTCAACGCGCGCGACACCTTCGGCGAGACGTTCCCCGACGCGGACGGCGGGGTGGCGGAGGTGCGGGCGGCCATCGCCGACAAGGCCCGCGTCTCGAGGCAGCGCGAGGCCATAAACGCGCTGCTCGACGCCGGCGTCGATCCCGAACAGGTCGTCGCCCTCGAACGGGCCGACGTCGACGTCGCCGGCGACGAGGCGCACGTCGACGTCGGCGGGCTCTCGGTCGTCGTCGACGCCGATCCGGTCGCCGACTACATCGACCGCGTCGAGACGAGCGGCCACGTGACAGAACCGGACGACACGCTGTTCCTGACGCCGGAGGCCGACCCGATCCCGGCCGACCGGCTGGACGTGGTCCAGAAGCGGTCCCGGCTCGCGAGCGTGAACATAGGCGGGCAGGGCGCCGTCTGCGACGCGCTCCACCGCGCGCGCCACGGGCCCGACGGCCCGGACGGGTCCGGCGCGTCGTACGTCGATTCATCGGACCCCGACGAGCGGGCGTACGACGGCGACGTCGACGAGTTCACCTCGACGTGGACGCTCGGCACCGACGACTGA
- a CDS encoding metallophosphoesterase yields the protein MTGIAFGERAAYLGRHDALVVADLHVGRGEASAVSLPLGEREDLVERLVGLLARFAPEILVVAGDVVHTFDRVSDRSLGTLDALRDACESDDVAFELVAGNHDTALASAWDGPVREEYALDATDTDPDAPRTLVCHGHEAPSTTADRYVIGHVHPTIEIEGDRRPCFLRGEGTYRGADLLMLPAFTRLAPGVAVNDMRTEAFDSPLVADADRLAPVVVDPGTVGAGDAGGGGDAGEPLRFPPLGKFRELL from the coding sequence ATGACGGGAATCGCGTTCGGAGAGCGCGCGGCGTACCTCGGTCGCCACGACGCGCTCGTCGTCGCCGACCTCCACGTCGGCCGCGGGGAGGCCTCCGCGGTCTCGCTCCCGCTCGGCGAGCGTGAGGACCTCGTCGAACGGCTCGTCGGGCTCCTCGCCCGGTTCGCACCCGAGATCCTCGTCGTCGCCGGCGACGTCGTCCACACGTTCGACCGAGTCAGCGACCGGAGCCTCGGAACGCTGGACGCGCTCCGCGACGCCTGCGAGTCGGACGACGTCGCTTTCGAACTCGTCGCGGGCAACCACGACACGGCCCTCGCGAGCGCGTGGGACGGCCCGGTCCGCGAGGAGTACGCGCTTGACGCCACTGACACCGACCCCGACGCGCCTCGCACCCTCGTCTGTCACGGCCACGAGGCGCCCTCGACGACGGCGGACCGGTACGTGATCGGCCACGTCCACCCGACGATCGAGATCGAGGGCGACCGCCGCCCCTGCTTCCTCCGCGGCGAGGGGACTTACCGCGGCGCGGACCTCCTCATGCTGCCCGCGTTCACCCGGCTCGCCCCGGGCGTGGCCGTCAACGACATGCGAACGGAGGCGTTCGACTCGCCGCTCGTCGCCGACGCGGATCGACTGGCGCCGGTCGTGGTCGACCCGGGAACCGTCGGGGCAGGCGACGCGGGTGGCGGGGGCGACGCCGGGGAGCCGCTCCGCTTCCCGCCGCTCGGGAAGTTCCGCGAGCTGCTGTGA